One window from the genome of Leishmania mexicana MHOM/GT/2001/U1103 complete genome, chromosome 18 encodes:
- a CDS encoding putative gamma-glutamylcysteine synthetase has protein sequence MVFLTDGGAAIQWGTDAHSKAIPHVREHGIQQFLNVFKNKKDLHGMPFLWGEEVEHQLIQIHDNTVTLSTESEMVINKLRARPDSCAVWNFEYGSFMVESTPDHPYNLSVESLDSVQDNIARRYDMLNKEAPPGVVGTTFVTFPLMGQGNFVHCSSKSSPYSQSLFVPDACINQTHPRFANLTANIRLRRGQKVCILVPLYMDTRTMENTVDPRLNIDLTPRNNDIFYSMRENGRNTTDELYAETDAFAAPLVPRSSIDPREDYPATETLRQLFTPATLRYYAQYFTEEHREHMQELYNACPCPVPLVSHPCIYMDCMAFGMGSSALQVTMQLDNIHEARHVYDQLAILCPAFLALSSATPFQKGLLCDTDVRWLTIAGAVDDRRAEEVPRILKSRYDSISVFISDRTENLEEFNDSHIEVNRSYCELLKDSGVDVRLANHIAHLFIRDPLVMYDKMIDIDDTTHTEHFDNIQSTNWQTMRFKPPPIGSDIGWRVEFRVMDIQPTPFENAAFAVFIPLLTKAIVNYKPCFYTKISIVEENMSRAHRINPCGEQYVMRKDIFANKCTASDEETARMSIDEIFNGKEDGFYGLIPLVCRYLDSEGKRSPLINSYLKLLSMRASGSIPTPAQYMRRFVTTHPDYKHDSRLTDSIARDLVQHMHSLASNQIHDDDYLPMSIFRVDSVESTK, from the coding sequence ATGGTATTCTTGAcggatggcggcgccgcgatTCAGTGGGGCACCGACGCACATAGCAAGGCCATTCCGCACGTCAGAGAGCATGGCATTCAGCAGTTCCTCAACGTTTTCAAGAACAAGAAGGACCTACATGGCATGCCGTTTCTCtggggcgaggaggtggaacACCAGCTGATCCAGATCCACGATAACACGGTTACCCTCAGCACAGAAAGTGAGATGGTAATTAACAAGCTGAGAGCGCGTCCTgacagctgcgccgtgtgGAACTTCGAATATGGCAGCTTCATGGTAGAAAGCACGCCAGACCACCCGTACAATCTGTCAGTGGAGAGCCTCGACTCAGTGCAGGACAACATCGCGCGACGGTACGACATGCTCAACAAGGAGGCGCCACCTGGCGTGGTCGGCACCACCTTTGTGACTTTCCCACTCATGGGCCAGGGTAACTTTGTCCACTGCAGTAGCAAGAGCTCTCCGTACTCTCAGTCGCTTTTTGTTCCCGATGCGTGCATCAACCAAACGCATCCGCGCTTCGCGAACCTGACGGCAAACATTCGCTTGCGCCGCGGCCAAAAGGTTTGCATCCTGGTGCCTCTGTACATGGACACACGTACAATGGAGAACACGGTGGACCCTCGACTGAACATTGACCTGACTCCACGCAACAATGACATTTTTTACTCCATGAGAGAAAACGGCAGGAATACCACCGACGAGCTCTACGCGGAGACGGACGCGTTTGCCGCTCCTCTAGTGCCCAGGAGCTCTATCGATCCACGCGAGGACTACCCGGCCACCGAGACGCTGAGGCAACTCTTCACCCCTGCCACACTCCGCTACTACGCACAGTACTTCACGGAAGAGCACCGCGAGCATATGCAGGAACTCTACAACGCGTGTCCCTGCCCTGTACCCTTGGTGAGCCACCCGTGCATCTACATGGACTGCATGGCCTTTGGCATGGGTAGCAGCGCTCTGCAAGTGACGATGCAGCTGGACAACATTCACGAGGCGCGCCACGTGTATGACCAGCTCGCCATCTTGTGCCCGGCATTTCTGGCTCTCAGCTCAGCCACGCCGTTTCAGAAGGGTCTTCTTTGCGACACCGATGTGCGCTGGCTGACTATCGCCGGCGCTGTGGACGAccgccgcgccgaggaggtgcCGCGTATTCTCAAGTCGCGCTACGACTCCATCTCCGTCTTCATCAGTGACAGAACCGAAAACCTCGAGGAGTTCAACGATTCACACATAGAGGTGAACCGCTCGTACTGTGAACTTCTGAAGGACTCCGGTGTGGACGTGCGGTTGGCGAACCACATTGCACATCTGTTTATTCGCGATCCCCTTGTGATGTACGACAAGATGATCGACATCGATGACACGACGCACACGGAGCACTTTGATAACATCCAGTCCACTAATTGGCAGACAATGCGCTTCAAGCCTCCGCCGATAGGCAGCGACATTGGCTGGCGCGTTGAGTTTCGAGTGATGGATATTCAGCCAACACCATTCGAGAACGCCGCCTTCGCTGTCTTCATTCCGCTTCTCACCAAGGCCATCGTCAACTACAAGCCCTGCTTTTACACCAAAATCTCCATCGTCGAGGAGAATATGAGTCGCGCACATCGCATCAACCCCTGTGGAGAACAATACGTTATGCGTAAGGACATTTTTGCCAACAAGtgcaccgccagcgacgaggagacAGCGAGGATGAGCATTGACGAGATCTTCAACGGCAAGGAGGACGGCTTCTATGGACTCATCCCCCTCGTGTGCCGCTATCTCGACAGCGAGGGAAAGCGAAGTCCCCTCATAAACTCCTACTTGAAGCTCCTGTCAATGCGCGCCTCTGGCAGCATTCCCACACCTGCGCAGTACATGCGCAGGTTTGTCACAACGCACCCCGACTACAAGCACGACTCACGCCTCACCGACAGTATCGCACGTGACCTTGTCCAGCACATGCACAGCCTGGCCTCGAATCAGATCCACGACGATGACTATCTTCCGATGAGCATCTTCAGGGTCGATTCAGTAGAAAGCACCAAGTGA